Genomic DNA from Paenibacillus sp. KS-LC4:
GACTGGAAGGATTTTCACCGGCAATGTGATCATTCCTTTTCTATTTGATTGAGTATCTATTGAACTGACTTAATAAATAAGCTCATCATGTGTGAAGTGTTTTCAATATATCATTACTGGAAAAGATATGAAAGTAATATATTGAGCATATTTTTTTGCTGGTTTAAGGCGCTGGGGCGTATACATGATGGTGGACAAAGCTTATGTAAATCAATATGTTGACAGATCAGCGCTTCCTGCCTAAGATAAATAGTGGATTACGGATAAGACAGGCTGATTCGCCTGCAAAACTTCATAATTGAATGAAAATAGGTGCGGTACGACGGCAAGGACATTTACGCCTTCGTTCGCTTAAAAGGGAAGTTCGGTTAAAGGCCGACACGGACCCGCCACTGTATAGGGCAGCAGCTCATCAACTCATCAACTCATTAAGCTGCGCTCCCCTCACAAATGAACCACTGGCTGAAAAGCTCCTTTTCGTCGCAGGATGAATCGCAGATGCTCACCTTAGCTGGGAAGGGAAGAGAGGGAGGCCCCAAGTCAGGAGACCTGCCTGTTTTAACATCACTGTTTGACCTACGGTGCTTAGGGAGGTGGTTGGTTATGCCCATTTATTGCAAAATGTCTAACGATTATTTGCTGCTCCAAGGCGAGCAGACGCAAATAAGGCTTAGTTATTTATCATAAAAAGCATTTCTGACTGCTTTCTTAAGGGTCGGGAATGCTTTTTTTTGGAATATTTTAGGAAAGGATATGATTCTTCTATCCTTTCTCTATATTTCTACGTGAACGTTAGCTTTGCCGCTACAGGACGGCTTTCGGCCGATTACGCTTACTTAAAGGGGAGACAAAAGAAAAATGAATAACACGAAGAAGCCATTTCGCTTGTCACTTGGAATGATGATTACTTGCTTGATGCTGGTGCTTGCAGGATGCAGCACGAATGCTGCCGGGGAGAGCAACACTTCTGCCGCAAATGCTACGGCACTACCAACGGAAAATGATAGCAAAACTCTGACAATAGCGTACACATGGAACCCAGCAGGCGTTGATCCGCATGGCGATGACAGCTGGGACGTCATGCGCTCTGGCGCAGGGGAAACGCTTATTAAATTGAATGAGCAGCTGCAGCCGGTTGCTTGGCTTGCGAAGGAGTGGAAGCAGGAGGATGCCAACACGTGGACACTCAAGCTGGAGCGCAATGTAACGTTTCATGACGGCAAAAAGATGGATGCAGAAAGCGTGAAGGCTTCCCTGCTTCGTTCCACTCAAAATAGCCATTTGGCGAAGGATTTATTGCTGGTGAAGGATATTGAAGTCGTTGCACCGGATGAGCTGAAAATAATAACAACACAGCCGAACTCAGCTATCATTTCCAGCTTGGCTGATCCAAGCACGATTATTCTTGATGTGGACAGCATGAAGAAAGCAGGCAGCTACCCGGCCATGACGGGAGCCTTCAAAATCAAGCAGTTTACGAAGGACGTATCGCTTGTTGTTGAGCGTTATGATGGTTATTGGGGACAAGCGGCGAAGCTTAAGGAAGTGACAATGAAGTTTGTGACCGATGGCAATACCCGACTGATGGCGCTGCAAGCTGGAGAAGTAGAGGTCGCTACGGACATTCCGATTGACAGCATTGAGCTGGTAGAGAAGGACAGCAAGCTGGAGGTGCTGTCTGCGCCATCGGTTCGTACACATATGGTATTATTTAATATGAATTCCGCTTTGTTTAAAGAAAAGGCAAACCGTGAGGTTGTAGACCAAGCCATTCCACGCGAGGCCATTATTGAATCGGTTATGCGCGGCTACGGCACGAAAGCGAAAAGTCCGTTCCCGGAAATTTTGCCATTTGGCAAAGTAGCGGAGCAAGCAGCAGGGGGAACGACAGAGCAATTGCTGAGCGCTGACGGCTGGCAGAAAAATGCTGCTGGCATGTGGGAGAAGGAAGGCAAGCCATTCGAGGCGACGCTCCTTACGT
This window encodes:
- a CDS encoding ABC transporter substrate-binding protein, coding for MNNTKKPFRLSLGMMITCLMLVLAGCSTNAAGESNTSAANATALPTENDSKTLTIAYTWNPAGVDPHGDDSWDVMRSGAGETLIKLNEQLQPVAWLAKEWKQEDANTWTLKLERNVTFHDGKKMDAESVKASLLRSTQNSHLAKDLLLVKDIEVVAPDELKIITTQPNSAIISSLADPSTIILDVDSMKKAGSYPAMTGAFKIKQFTKDVSLVVERYDGYWGQAAKLKEVTMKFVTDGNTRLMALQAGEVEVATDIPIDSIELVEKDSKLEVLSAPSVRTHMVLFNMNSALFKEKANREVVDQAIPREAIIESVMRGYGTKAKSPFPEILPFGKVAEQAAGGTTEQLLSADGWQKNAAGMWEKEGKPFEATLLTFPHRPELSVMAEIIQNQLLNEGITVKIRKVENIDAELAKSDWDLAMYSMLTAHTGDPQYFLNIFYQSASESNISHYVSKPLETVINKLNESSDTAARNALAIEAQGIINEDLPQSFIVHPDNVFGVKKGVKGFIPHPIEYYYVTADVDIT